A window of the Rhizobium brockwellii genome harbors these coding sequences:
- a CDS encoding endo-1,4-beta-xylanase, producing MNRRRFLASVPLALLYVRAGQALAQAPAAAGLRVLADRKSFRFGSAIDLQNINDPIAAEIYIDNVNSITPRNELKWNSTEKRPGVFSFNSADRMVAFARKNNMRVYGHTLIWYRVPGWVSDITDAKTIQATMNRHIKQVVTRYKNSIDAWDVVNEPLEYDAPDLRDCVFRRLLGDDYIRMSFDMAHQANPGATLVLNETHLEKKSDVFEQKRARILKIVEDLVAKKTPINAVGLQAHFRPGLDRVDPEGMGRFCAALKDMGVGVFITELDASCHFLNRDKAFTPASYADIFSDVITVAAEHGDLKGVTVWGMSEKYGEPDEKATDPAAACTKRVNLYDENNAPRSAIDGIRRAIEAM from the coding sequence ATGAATAGAAGACGTTTCCTCGCCTCGGTTCCGCTCGCTCTGTTGTATGTCCGTGCGGGCCAGGCCTTGGCGCAGGCGCCTGCCGCCGCAGGGCTGCGCGTCCTTGCCGACAGGAAATCGTTCCGATTCGGATCGGCAATCGACCTGCAAAACATCAACGATCCAATCGCTGCCGAGATCTACATCGACAACGTCAATTCAATAACGCCACGAAACGAGTTGAAGTGGAATTCGACGGAAAAGAGACCGGGTGTTTTCAGCTTTAACAGCGCCGACCGCATGGTTGCATTTGCACGAAAAAACAACATGAGGGTTTATGGCCATACGCTGATCTGGTATCGCGTCCCGGGCTGGGTGTCTGACATCACCGACGCAAAGACCATTCAGGCGACGATGAACCGTCATATAAAACAGGTTGTCACTCGCTATAAGAACTCGATCGATGCTTGGGATGTGGTGAACGAGCCGTTGGAGTATGATGCACCGGATCTGCGGGATTGTGTTTTCCGACGCCTTCTTGGCGACGATTATATCCGTATGAGTTTCGACATGGCGCACCAGGCCAATCCCGGCGCGACGCTGGTCCTCAACGAAACGCATTTGGAGAAAAAATCCGACGTGTTCGAACAGAAGCGAGCGCGCATCTTGAAAATCGTCGAGGATCTCGTCGCCAAAAAAACACCGATCAATGCGGTGGGTCTGCAGGCGCATTTCCGCCCCGGCCTCGACCGGGTCGATCCGGAAGGAATGGGGCGCTTTTGCGCGGCGCTGAAGGACATGGGTGTCGGCGTTTTCATCACCGAACTGGATGCGTCCTGCCACTTCCTGAACCGCGACAAAGCCTTCACGCCGGCGTCCTACGCCGATATTTTCAGTGACGTTATTACCGTTGCCGCCGAACATGGTGACTTGAAAGGCGTGACGGTATGGGGCATGTCGGAAAAATACGGCGAGCCCGATGAGAAAGCGACCGATCCCGCTGCAGCTTGCACGAAGCGCGTTAATCTTTACGACGAAAACAATGCGCCAAGAAGTGCGATCGACGGTATCCGGCGGGCAATAGAGGCGATGTGA
- a CDS encoding glycosyltransferase — translation MKKAVIYVEKFLPASQAFVLNQAVAFRSFEAEILAGSRISSAHTKKSTVPVHDIRRSPIARAGELLLKIPQIGLPFLFPAIGKADLVHAHFGKNGYVIGPLARAAGKPLITTFHGFDATYRGDPKKPGGFNQVRFFAKGRSEMAGWNSWNIAVSDFIRDRLLALGFPAERVYRHHIGIDLDLFKMEPRPRKKGRVVSIARFVDYKGHRFMIDALSRVAAAGTPVEFVMVGQGPLKEEIEALARRSLPSVTIHENLSQTEIRDLLASAELYLHGSVTLDNGHAEAFGLANLEAEAVGTPVVAFRSGGVGEAIEEGKTGYLVEERDVAGMAEAVGRLLNDQALWTAFSARAPLLVAERFDLRRQTGTLEDYYSSVLDEFSSRGRT, via the coding sequence ATGAAAAAAGCCGTTATTTATGTGGAAAAATTTTTGCCTGCCAGCCAGGCATTTGTTCTCAACCAGGCGGTAGCGTTTCGTTCTTTCGAAGCTGAAATTCTTGCCGGCTCGCGAATTTCTTCGGCGCATACTAAAAAATCCACTGTTCCGGTTCATGACATCCGTCGGTCTCCCATTGCGCGGGCCGGTGAACTGCTCCTGAAAATCCCGCAGATCGGCCTTCCCTTCCTCTTTCCTGCGATCGGCAAAGCCGATCTCGTTCACGCCCATTTTGGCAAGAACGGATATGTCATCGGCCCGCTGGCCCGGGCCGCCGGCAAGCCGCTGATCACGACGTTTCACGGCTTTGACGCCACCTATCGTGGCGATCCGAAAAAGCCGGGCGGCTTCAATCAGGTGCGTTTCTTCGCCAAAGGCCGAAGCGAGATGGCCGGCTGGAACAGTTGGAACATCGCCGTTTCCGATTTCATCCGCGACCGGCTGCTGGCACTCGGCTTTCCAGCCGAACGCGTCTATCGCCATCATATCGGCATCGATCTCGATCTCTTCAAAATGGAGCCTCGTCCGCGAAAAAAAGGGCGCGTGGTTTCAATTGCCCGCTTCGTCGACTATAAGGGCCATCGTTTCATGATCGATGCGCTTTCACGTGTGGCCGCCGCCGGCACTCCGGTTGAATTCGTCATGGTCGGCCAGGGTCCCTTGAAGGAGGAAATCGAAGCACTGGCGCGTCGTTCCTTGCCAAGCGTCACGATCCATGAAAATCTGTCGCAGACTGAGATAAGAGATCTGCTCGCCAGTGCGGAGCTTTATCTCCATGGAAGCGTGACCCTCGACAATGGTCACGCCGAAGCTTTCGGCCTCGCAAATCTCGAGGCGGAAGCCGTCGGTACTCCGGTTGTCGCATTTCGCTCGGGAGGCGTCGGCGAAGCGATCGAAGAGGGGAAAACTGGTTATCTCGTGGAGGAGCGGGATGTCGCAGGAATGGCGGAGGCGGTCGGAAGACTGCTCAACGACCAGGCTCTGTGGACAGCCTTTAGCGCGCGGGCACCGCTTCTGGTGGCCGAACGCTTCGACTTACGTCGTCAGACGGGGACGCTCGAGGACTATTACAGTTCCGTGCTAGACGAATTTTCCAGCCGGGGTCGGACTTGA
- a CDS encoding acyltransferase, with protein MVQTGKKPKWGLNVFRPLRNGFVKAKWLYYTKFWGMDIDPTASFSLSVRFDKTNPKGLHIGAETYVAFEAAILTHDLTRGLYLHTRIGKRCFIGARSIILPGVEIGDECVIGSGSVVTKSVPPRSLVAGNPAKIIRSDIKIISRYGRMAREDETVSQIVTHLPTGEAR; from the coding sequence ATGGTGCAGACAGGAAAAAAGCCGAAGTGGGGACTGAATGTATTTCGGCCACTGCGCAACGGATTTGTGAAGGCCAAGTGGCTCTACTATACGAAATTCTGGGGAATGGACATCGATCCGACGGCCAGCTTTTCCTTGAGCGTGCGCTTCGACAAGACCAACCCGAAGGGATTGCATATCGGCGCGGAAACTTACGTCGCCTTTGAGGCGGCGATTCTGACCCACGATCTCACGCGCGGGCTCTATCTTCACACGAGGATCGGCAAGCGCTGCTTCATCGGCGCCCGAAGCATCATTCTGCCCGGCGTCGAGATCGGCGACGAATGCGTCATCGGCTCGGGCTCGGTGGTGACCAAGAGCGTGCCGCCGCGCTCGCTCGTCGCTGGCAATCCGGCAAAGATAATCCGCAGCGACATCAAGATCATTTCGCGTTACGGACGCATGGCACGCGAAGACGAGACGGTCTCGCAGATCGTCACGCACTTGCCGACTGGAGAAGCACGATGA
- the pssM gene encoding exopolysaccharide glucosyl ketal-pyruvate-transferase, with protein MKMFAYRGKHENFGDELNHWLWERLLPGFFDDDESQLFLGIGSILYDNFDPNMQKIVFGSGYGGYTNPPKVDRNWTFYFVRGKKTAEVLGIDPSYAIGDSGILTRSCWDAKSIEKRYPVSFMPHYESAMYGSWDKACELAGIHYIDPRWSVEKVLTEISASHKVVSEAMHGCIISDALRVPWRAIRPIAPGNRAKWYDWASALDLEIDFDAIGPSNLVEAGASLVRKNTYLLKNITFRHRRIRQLTGNYVFGSTVKTLQRVAQKPGQLSSDESMVNAHNRMLLELDRLKQDFSKKTASVL; from the coding sequence ATGAAGATGTTTGCCTACCGGGGGAAACACGAGAATTTTGGCGACGAACTGAACCATTGGCTTTGGGAGCGCCTGCTGCCCGGCTTCTTCGACGACGACGAAAGCCAACTCTTTCTCGGCATCGGTTCGATCCTCTACGACAATTTCGACCCGAACATGCAGAAGATTGTCTTCGGCTCGGGCTATGGCGGCTACACCAACCCGCCGAAGGTCGATCGCAACTGGACGTTCTATTTCGTGCGCGGAAAGAAGACTGCCGAAGTCCTCGGCATCGATCCGAGCTACGCCATCGGCGATTCGGGTATCCTCACGCGCAGCTGCTGGGATGCAAAAAGCATCGAGAAGCGTTACCCGGTCTCTTTCATGCCGCATTACGAAAGCGCCATGTATGGCAGTTGGGATAAGGCCTGTGAGCTCGCAGGGATTCACTATATCGATCCGCGCTGGTCTGTGGAAAAGGTTCTGACCGAAATCAGCGCATCGCATAAAGTGGTCTCCGAGGCGATGCATGGCTGCATTATCTCAGACGCGCTGCGCGTCCCCTGGCGGGCTATCCGGCCGATCGCGCCGGGGAATCGAGCCAAGTGGTACGATTGGGCAAGTGCGCTTGATCTCGAGATCGACTTCGACGCGATTGGCCCGTCAAACCTCGTCGAAGCAGGCGCGTCACTGGTACGGAAAAACACCTACCTTTTGAAGAACATAACGTTCCGCCACCGCCGCATCCGTCAGCTCACTGGCAATTACGTCTTCGGGTCGACGGTCAAGACGCTGCAGCGGGTGGCGCAGAAACCAGGACAGCTGAGTTCCGACGAGTCCATGGTCAATGCACACAACAGAATGCTGCTGGAGCTGGATCGGCTGAAGCAGGATTTTTCCAAGAAAACGGCAAGCGTCCTGTGA
- a CDS encoding lipopolysaccharide biosynthesis protein: protein MSSVTDRLIQGSMWLSLSRAIVNGLSALSTFVLAWYLAPADFGLVAIATTIQVILSSVTELSLNQALIRHEAPSEVHFSAVWTLSVTRSAILALLFAASAYPIAEFYNEPRLTSVMLALSFSLLLSGLANPRRVMLQRDLIFWQEFVLNVSQKLVGFVVTVAIAAIYQSYWALVLGTLAYQITNIIVSYTVLPFWPRVTFRHARELFSFSLWLTAGQIVNTLNWRVEYLLIGKMLGATQLGHYTVGNTLSTLPTREATAPLNQTIYPGFSKVRNDPVRLVAAYQRAQALLAAVALPAGIGMAVVADPMMRLALGEKWVPAIFIVQALASVFALQTLGSLVQPLGMAKGHTKMLFIRDTQMLVVRVPIIIAGLMMAGLPGVVYARVLTGLISTVVNMLLVKRLINLPFFQQLAANFRALASVALMAAGVWGLSHLLNTPTDKLALALHLAILVVTGGILYLGSSFVLWLAMKKPNGPETEVQRIFVKFLSKAKRMAVPKSA from the coding sequence ATGAGCAGTGTTACCGATCGACTGATTCAAGGCAGCATGTGGCTGAGTCTATCCCGCGCCATCGTCAACGGGCTCTCGGCGCTCAGCACCTTCGTTCTCGCCTGGTACCTCGCACCGGCCGACTTCGGTCTCGTTGCCATTGCAACGACGATCCAGGTCATCTTGAGCTCCGTCACCGAACTCTCACTCAACCAGGCGCTCATTCGTCACGAGGCGCCGAGCGAGGTTCATTTCAGTGCGGTTTGGACGTTGAGCGTCACAAGAAGTGCGATCTTGGCGTTGCTGTTTGCCGCCAGTGCCTATCCAATTGCCGAATTTTATAACGAGCCCCGGCTGACAAGCGTCATGCTTGCTTTGAGTTTCAGCTTGCTCCTGAGCGGCTTGGCCAATCCGCGTCGCGTCATGCTCCAGCGTGATCTGATCTTCTGGCAAGAATTCGTTCTCAACGTATCGCAAAAGCTGGTTGGCTTTGTCGTGACGGTGGCAATCGCTGCCATCTACCAGAGCTACTGGGCTCTCGTCCTTGGTACCCTCGCCTATCAGATTACCAATATCATCGTTTCCTACACCGTCTTGCCATTCTGGCCACGGGTGACCTTCCGGCATGCACGAGAATTGTTTTCGTTCTCGCTCTGGCTGACGGCCGGACAGATCGTCAACACGCTGAACTGGCGGGTCGAGTATCTGTTAATTGGCAAGATGCTGGGCGCCACGCAGCTCGGCCATTATACCGTCGGCAACACCCTTTCGACTCTGCCGACGCGCGAGGCGACGGCGCCGTTGAACCAGACGATTTACCCGGGCTTTTCGAAAGTCCGCAACGACCCGGTCCGGCTTGTCGCCGCCTATCAGCGTGCACAGGCGCTTTTGGCGGCGGTGGCGCTTCCGGCCGGAATCGGGATGGCAGTCGTAGCTGATCCGATGATGCGGCTTGCCTTGGGGGAAAAGTGGGTTCCCGCCATCTTCATCGTACAGGCACTCGCATCGGTCTTCGCTCTGCAGACCCTCGGTTCGCTCGTCCAACCGCTGGGCATGGCAAAGGGCCATACCAAGATGCTGTTCATCCGCGACACGCAGATGCTGGTGGTCCGCGTGCCCATCATCATCGCCGGTCTGATGATGGCCGGGCTTCCGGGCGTCGTTTATGCCCGCGTGTTGACGGGTCTGATTTCCACAGTAGTCAACATGCTCCTCGTCAAGCGCTTGATCAATCTGCCATTCTTCCAGCAGCTCGCGGCAAACTTCCGCGCGCTTGCCAGCGTTGCCTTGATGGCTGCCGGCGTCTGGGGATTGTCGCATCTTCTGAACACCCCTACCGACAAGCTGGCGCTGGCACTCCACCTGGCCATCCTCGTCGTCACCGGCGGCATTCTCTATCTCGGTTCCAGCTTTGTCCTTTGGCTCGCTATGAAGAAGCCAAATGGCCCGGAAACCGAAGTTCAGCGTATCTTTGTCAAGTTCCTGTCAAAAGCCAAACGTATGGCCGTACCCAAGTCGGCCTAA
- a CDS encoding polysaccharide pyruvyl transferase family protein translates to MTSQSRTELIAKLNGMIHDCLKDYVSRDEPLAILDFPDIRNCGDSAIWLGEMAYLKDRFGKRPDYVSRTADFSADELKKRVPTGPIFIHGGGNFGDIWVSHQDFREAIMERFPDRQIVQFPQSIHYSSPERIEQSARAIARHKNFVLLVRDEESKEFSEKHFDCTVRLCPDMAFAIGPLPDRATQISVLAMLREDAERVGGTDRKIPSDIPVEDWITESKRKVDIAKKLGAASAFLALKPSEVALRKLDAAAHNRFERGISQISRARAIVTDRLHVHICSLLLGRPHAVLDNSYGKIRRFMNAFSGGTDLSYKATSLEDGIEWARHQAGQGARG, encoded by the coding sequence ATGACCAGCCAATCCAGAACGGAGCTGATCGCAAAACTTAATGGTATGATCCACGATTGCCTGAAAGACTATGTCTCACGCGATGAACCGCTTGCGATCCTCGATTTTCCCGACATCCGCAATTGCGGCGACTCCGCAATCTGGCTGGGTGAAATGGCCTATCTGAAGGATCGCTTCGGCAAACGCCCGGACTATGTTTCGAGAACGGCGGACTTTTCTGCAGATGAGCTGAAAAAGCGCGTGCCGACCGGTCCGATTTTCATTCACGGCGGCGGCAATTTCGGCGACATCTGGGTTTCCCACCAGGATTTCCGCGAAGCCATCATGGAGCGTTTCCCGGATCGGCAGATCGTCCAGTTCCCCCAGTCTATCCACTACAGTTCACCTGAGCGCATCGAGCAATCCGCACGCGCAATCGCGCGTCATAAGAATTTCGTGCTGCTCGTCCGCGACGAGGAATCGAAGGAATTTTCCGAGAAGCACTTCGACTGCACCGTACGGCTATGCCCCGACATGGCCTTCGCCATCGGGCCGCTGCCGGACAGGGCAACGCAAATTTCCGTCCTCGCCATGCTGCGAGAGGATGCGGAACGGGTTGGCGGCACCGATCGCAAGATCCCTTCTGATATTCCTGTGGAGGACTGGATCACCGAGTCGAAACGCAAGGTTGATATCGCCAAGAAATTGGGGGCAGCTTCGGCTTTCCTGGCACTGAAGCCGAGCGAAGTAGCATTGCGCAAGCTGGACGCGGCAGCGCACAACCGCTTCGAGCGCGGCATTAGCCAGATTTCACGCGCCCGCGCCATCGTCACCGATCGCCTGCACGTTCATATCTGCTCACTGCTGCTTGGTCGGCCGCATGCCGTATTGGACAACAGCTACGGAAAGATCCGCCGCTTCATGAATGCCTTCTCCGGCGGGACGGACCTTTCTTATAAGGCAACATCGCTTGAAGATGGAATAGAATGGGCGCGTCACCAGGCCGGGCAAGGAGCTCGCGGATGA
- a CDS encoding glycosyltransferase: protein MSDLLVSVLFSSYNGASRRLRHTLDSLVRQDLPHDRWELIAVDNNSNDDTFELLNSYSEKLPITVLQQRKPGKSGALNFALDRVKGDLIVFTDDDIRAEPNWLQAIVDCAITHPGYGVFGGRIVPDWEKEPKGRFIDWIPMGSTFAIVDETQSGPCDPTKVWGPNTIIRRELLGTSVRYREDIGPLPGKIFAMGEDAEIIIRLAANGAKSYRCAEAVVHHWIPASSVTEDWVQKRGERLGYGMPALFPDEIPGGVRLSGVPLPIWIESAQWAFRAAMLYLLPQSKKRFWAIWKYYYMRGYRAGIRRYAPQTLAR, encoded by the coding sequence ATGTCGGATCTATTGGTCAGCGTGCTCTTTTCATCCTACAATGGCGCCAGCCGCCGGCTGCGCCATACTTTGGATTCCTTGGTGCGCCAGGACCTTCCCCATGATCGATGGGAATTGATTGCTGTCGACAACAATAGCAATGACGATACGTTTGAACTTTTGAACTCGTACAGCGAGAAGCTTCCCATCACCGTCCTGCAGCAGCGCAAGCCCGGAAAATCCGGCGCGCTGAATTTTGCTTTGGATCGGGTCAAGGGCGATCTCATCGTCTTTACGGACGACGACATCCGCGCAGAACCCAACTGGCTGCAGGCGATCGTCGACTGCGCCATCACCCATCCGGGTTATGGCGTGTTCGGAGGCAGAATCGTCCCCGATTGGGAAAAGGAGCCGAAGGGCCGCTTTATCGATTGGATTCCCATGGGCTCCACGTTTGCGATCGTCGACGAAACGCAAAGCGGACCGTGTGACCCGACGAAAGTCTGGGGTCCCAACACGATCATTCGGCGAGAGTTGCTCGGAACAAGCGTCCGCTACCGGGAAGATATCGGCCCTCTTCCAGGAAAGATATTTGCCATGGGCGAAGATGCGGAAATCATCATTCGTCTGGCGGCAAATGGCGCCAAATCCTATCGATGCGCAGAGGCCGTGGTTCATCACTGGATACCGGCATCAAGTGTCACCGAGGATTGGGTGCAGAAACGAGGCGAACGGCTTGGCTATGGCATGCCGGCGCTCTTCCCTGACGAAATACCTGGAGGGGTGAGGCTGAGCGGAGTTCCGCTACCGATCTGGATCGAAAGCGCACAGTGGGCATTTCGGGCAGCCATGCTTTATCTCTTGCCGCAATCGAAGAAGCGTTTCTGGGCTATCTGGAAATATTACTACATGCGTGGATATCGTGCTGGAATTCGCCGATATGCGCCCCAGACACTTGCGCGGTGA
- a CDS encoding glycosyltransferase family 2 protein: protein MKLSVLVNNFNYGHFLRPCIDSVLSQAYPDFEVVVVDDGSTDDSREILTSYGEQILTVLKENGGQASSFNAGFAAASGDILFLLDADDAFLPGKLARIAEIYDRNEIDWCFDRVTTEESDQPPAELQVTQFDKRDTLRRGGFPSLPVPTSGLSFRRNLLSQILPMSVATDVVLSDNYIKFAAAFLGRGAIVETPLTFQRIHESNRYTGTSRAKTLRPRIMIATGLELARRYDGLQALGKSLVAGGIAETTSLLKLRGEARNTVAGGPFGDAAATEVALMAARKRLGNMLRRGQS, encoded by the coding sequence TTGAAACTCTCGGTGCTAGTCAACAATTTCAATTATGGTCACTTTTTGCGTCCATGCATCGACAGCGTTTTGTCGCAGGCCTATCCCGACTTCGAAGTGGTGGTGGTCGACGACGGATCGACGGACGATTCCCGCGAGATCCTTACCTCCTACGGGGAGCAGATCCTGACGGTATTGAAGGAAAATGGTGGTCAGGCCTCAAGCTTCAATGCGGGTTTTGCGGCCGCAAGCGGCGATATCCTCTTTCTCCTCGATGCCGATGATGCATTTTTGCCGGGCAAGCTCGCTCGTATCGCCGAGATCTACGATCGCAACGAGATCGACTGGTGCTTCGATCGGGTGACGACCGAGGAAAGCGACCAGCCTCCTGCAGAGCTGCAAGTGACGCAGTTCGACAAGCGGGACACGCTTCGAAGGGGTGGCTTTCCCTCGCTTCCGGTTCCGACATCGGGCCTGAGCTTCCGCCGCAATCTGCTGTCCCAGATACTGCCGATGTCCGTCGCGACAGACGTCGTCCTCAGCGACAATTATATCAAGTTTGCCGCTGCCTTTCTCGGCCGCGGCGCGATCGTCGAAACACCCCTGACGTTTCAGCGCATTCATGAGTCGAACCGCTACACCGGCACAAGCAGGGCAAAGACGCTGCGCCCGCGGATCATGATCGCGACAGGGCTAGAACTGGCACGCCGCTATGATGGGCTGCAGGCACTCGGCAAGAGCCTGGTGGCCGGCGGAATTGCCGAAACGACATCGTTGCTGAAGCTGCGGGGCGAAGCTCGCAATACGGTGGCCGGCGGTCCGTTCGGCGATGCTGCCGCGACCGAAGTGGCCTTGATGGCGGCGCGCAAGCGTTTGGGAAATATGCTGCGGAGAGGACAGTCATGA
- a CDS encoding glycosyltransferase family A protein, translating to MNQQETFPHSSVGTEASAVPLKIAVGVLTYRRLDGIAKLLDVMTRQVRHPARPYHLTMVIVDNDAAGSARATVESFGQTGAYDLIYVIEQNQGIPFARNRALDSAPPGTDLFCFLDDDEWPVDGWLDAMLETREKTRADCVYGPVQPVYPENPPEYFIKARVFERKKNKDGQSISYAASNNVMFDYPLIRSWNLRFEEKMRFTGGTDYLFFNQAIRRGMQVFWADKALVHDIVPASRMTWKWVLQRQYRLGNTFAVSEVLHGNLKRRIYRGAYGTTRVVLGLVMLPSILISPYWGMRALTHVLRGAGMVNGILGHAYQEYKPNAAL from the coding sequence ATGAATCAGCAGGAGACTTTTCCGCATTCATCCGTGGGCACGGAAGCAAGCGCCGTACCGTTGAAGATCGCCGTCGGTGTGCTGACCTATCGGCGCCTCGACGGGATCGCCAAGTTGCTTGACGTCATGACGCGCCAGGTCAGGCACCCGGCCCGCCCCTATCATCTCACCATGGTGATCGTGGATAATGATGCGGCCGGCAGCGCAAGAGCTACGGTAGAGAGCTTTGGCCAAACAGGTGCCTACGACCTGATCTACGTCATCGAACAAAACCAGGGCATACCCTTTGCACGCAATCGTGCACTGGATTCGGCACCTCCAGGCACCGACCTCTTCTGCTTTCTCGACGATGACGAATGGCCGGTCGACGGCTGGCTGGATGCGATGCTGGAGACACGGGAGAAAACTCGCGCCGATTGCGTCTATGGCCCCGTCCAACCGGTCTATCCCGAAAACCCGCCGGAATATTTCATCAAGGCACGGGTGTTCGAGCGCAAGAAGAACAAGGACGGTCAATCCATTTCTTATGCGGCATCGAACAACGTCATGTTCGACTATCCCCTGATCCGCTCATGGAATCTGCGTTTTGAAGAGAAGATGCGCTTCACCGGGGGCACGGATTACCTTTTCTTCAACCAAGCCATCCGCCGTGGCATGCAGGTCTTCTGGGCTGACAAGGCGCTTGTCCATGATATCGTTCCGGCTAGCCGGATGACCTGGAAATGGGTATTGCAAAGACAATACCGGCTCGGCAATACCTTCGCAGTCAGCGAGGTCCTGCATGGCAACCTCAAGCGCCGGATCTATCGCGGCGCCTATGGCACCACGAGAGTTGTGCTTGGGCTCGTCATGCTACCCTCGATCTTGATTTCACCCTATTGGGGCATGCGAGCCCTCACCCACGTTTTACGCGGCGCGGGCATGGTTAATGGGATTCTCGGACATGCATACCAGGAGTACAAGCCCAATGCCGCTCTCTGA
- a CDS encoding glucuronosyltransferase, protein MTEKKLKVLAASSGGGHWEQLMAMRGAFEGCDIVFATTIPGLLAKYDIRGGLVLPDCSRDSITMSIRCFFTAFSIVIKQRPDVIISTGAAPGLFCLLAGKLTGKRTIWIDSVANVEKLSLSGKLAGHIATLWLTQWQHLSRPDGPHYAGAVL, encoded by the coding sequence ATGACTGAGAAAAAATTGAAGGTTCTCGCTGCCTCGTCGGGAGGCGGCCACTGGGAACAGCTGATGGCCATGCGCGGCGCATTCGAGGGCTGCGATATCGTCTTTGCAACGACCATCCCGGGACTGCTTGCAAAATACGACATTCGGGGGGGACTAGTGCTTCCCGATTGCAGCCGCGACTCGATTACCATGTCGATCCGGTGCTTTTTCACCGCCTTCTCCATCGTCATCAAGCAGAGGCCGGATGTCATCATCTCGACCGGTGCCGCACCCGGCCTTTTTTGCCTGCTGGCCGGCAAATTGACGGGCAAGCGGACGATCTGGATCGATAGCGTCGCCAATGTCGAGAAGCTATCCCTATCGGGTAAATTGGCCGGCCATATTGCGACGCTCTGGCTCACGCAGTGGCAGCATCTTTCACGGCCGGATGGCCCCCATTACGCAGGAGCTGTCCTTTGA
- a CDS encoding glycosyltransferase: MILVTVGTQLPFDRLVKSVDTFANELSKPVLAQIGKGTYTPQNMKWIKNIEPKDFDNVFRDASVIVSHAGIGTVLTAKRFGKPIILVPRLAALGEHRNDHQLATVSQLVGRPGIYVANTDDDLRNYLLEELDSPSHEDSSEAGRASLVTYLKNYIMTV; the protein is encoded by the coding sequence TTGATCCTTGTCACCGTCGGAACGCAGCTGCCGTTTGATCGCCTCGTCAAATCCGTCGACACCTTCGCAAACGAACTGTCGAAACCAGTTCTGGCGCAGATCGGCAAGGGCACCTACACGCCACAGAACATGAAATGGATCAAGAATATCGAGCCCAAAGACTTTGATAACGTCTTTCGCGATGCAAGTGTCATCGTCTCTCATGCGGGAATTGGCACTGTGCTTACGGCCAAGCGTTTTGGGAAGCCGATCATTCTCGTTCCCCGACTGGCGGCTCTCGGCGAACACCGAAACGATCATCAGCTCGCCACGGTGAGCCAGCTCGTGGGCCGGCCGGGCATCTATGTCGCAAACACCGATGACGATCTCCGGAACTATCTGCTCGAAGAGCTGGATAGCCCATCTCACGAAGATTCGTCGGAAGCCGGTCGGGCTTCACTGGTCACCTACCTGAAAAACTATATTATGACAGTCTGA
- a CDS encoding SGNH/GDSL hydrolase family protein: MMCLLPWRAVPTARRPAYGLVLFLACLVMFSAVKSGQADSLQPLKIVAFGTSLTARGGWQSALETGLSACLQRPVNVESVAKSGETSLWALTQVDRVIAAQPDIILIELYANDATLHRFVSLAQSRKNIGDILDQLRQRLPQARIIVMAMNPFSGLRGLIRPFADSYVSAHQAEAKKRGLEFVDHRPNWERLTPDDLATAIPDGVHPQPDMASKIIAPELVKRIAGNDCGE, from the coding sequence ATGATGTGTTTGCTGCCTTGGCGAGCCGTGCCGACTGCGAGGCGACCGGCTTATGGATTGGTTCTGTTTCTGGCGTGTCTGGTGATGTTTTCAGCGGTCAAAAGCGGCCAAGCCGATAGTCTTCAGCCGCTGAAAATAGTGGCATTCGGGACATCCTTGACTGCCCGCGGGGGATGGCAGTCCGCTCTCGAGACAGGGCTTTCAGCCTGCCTGCAAAGGCCCGTGAACGTCGAGAGCGTTGCAAAGAGCGGCGAGACGTCACTATGGGCCCTAACCCAAGTTGATCGCGTCATTGCCGCGCAGCCGGATATCATCCTGATTGAACTCTACGCCAACGATGCGACATTGCATCGGTTCGTGTCGCTTGCGCAAAGCCGAAAGAATATCGGCGATATCCTCGACCAGCTCCGGCAGCGCCTGCCGCAGGCGCGGATCATTGTCATGGCCATGAATCCGTTTTCAGGATTGCGTGGGCTAATCCGCCCCTTCGCCGACAGCTATGTCTCAGCCCATCAGGCAGAGGCGAAAAAACGTGGTCTGGAGTTTGTCGACCACCGGCCCAACTGGGAGCGTCTTACGCCGGATGATCTGGCCACGGCGATTCCTGATGGCGTGCATCCTCAGCCCGACATGGCCTCCAAAATCATCGCGCCTGAACTCGTCAAACGTATCGCCGGCAACGATTGCGGAGAATGA